The Ensifer canadensis genomic sequence CAGGTTGATCGTGGCGTAGTTGGACAGAAACAGCGAATCGAAACTGTCGTCCTTGCCGTAGATGGTGATCACCTGCATCAGGGCAGATGATTTCTTGCGCACGCTGACGCCGGTCTGCTTGACCTCCGCCGGTAGCCCGGCCTCGGCAAGCGACACGCGGTTCTGCACGTTGACGGTGGCGATATCGGGGTCCGTGCCGACGGCAAATGTGACGGTGAGCGTGTAGGAACCGTCAGCGCCGCTCGTCGACTTCATGTAGAGCATGTCGTCGACGCCGACGATCTTGCTCTCGATCGGCTGGGCGACTGTTGTTTCGACCACCTCGGCGCCGGCGCCGGGGTAGCTTGCGGTGACGCTCACCTGTGGCGGCACGATGTCGGGAAACTGCGCGATCGGCAGCCGGGTGAGCGCGATCAGGCCCGCCAGCGTGAGGACGATCGAGATGACGGCAGCAAAACGCGGGCGATCGATGAAGATTTCGGAGATCATGCTCAGCCACCCGTCGCCGCCGCTGCGTCAACGACGATGCCCGGTCTGACCTTGCCGACACCTTCGGTGATGACGTTTTCGCCTTCCTTGAGCCCCTTGCTCACCACGGAAAGGCCGCGAGCGGAGCGCGAAACGTCGATGCGGCGCAGCTCGACCTTGGAGGCAGCATCGACCACCATGACGAAGGCGCCCTGCTGGTCGCGCTGGACCGCCTGCTCAGGTACCGCCAGAACGTCCTGCTTGTCGGACTGCTCAAGGATAACGCGCACGAGGGTGCCGTCGAGCAGCAGGGAGTTCGGGTTGTCGAACTGCGCGCGCACTGTCACGGTGTCGGTTCCTTGCGCGACGTTGCTGGCGATGAAGTCGATGGTGCCTTTCAGCGGATATTCGGTACCGTTGGGCAAGGTCAGCGCGACATTGGCGCCGCCGGGCATCTCGCCCTTCTGCACCCGCTCCCGGTAGGTCAGGAGCAGCGAGGTGGACACCGGAAAGACGACATAGATCGGATCGAGCCGCGTCAACGTGACAAGCGGCCCGGTATCCGGGCCGACCAGTGCGCCGACATCGGCGGTCGTCAGGCCCAGCACGCCGTCGAAGGGGGCGGTAATCCTGGTATAGGAGAGGTTGAGGTCGGCGCTCTGCTTGCTGCCCTTGAGCCGTACGAGTTCCGCCTCCGCCTTCTTGACTTCGGCGTTAGCGGTATCGACCTTGGCCTGGGAGATCGTATTGCTTGTGATCAGCTGCTTGGCACGGTCTCGTTCGAGCACGGCAAGATCGCGCTGGGCCTCGGCCGCCTGGATCGAACCCTCTATTTCCTGTACCGCCGCCCGATAGGCGCCGTCCTCGACCTGATAGAGCATGGTCCCGGCCGTTACCGTCTGCCCTTCCTTGAAATCGACCGCCTCCAGGAAACCGGCGACGCGTGCGCGGATGTCGACCTTCTGGGTCGCGACGACGCGGCCCGTCAGATCGACGCTTTCACGCAGGTCGACGATCCTGGCGGGCGCCACGACCACGGCCGGCGCCTGCTGCGCGTGAGCGGGCGACAAACTGAATGTGATTGCCAGAAGGAAGGAAAAGACAGAGAAGGCGACTTTCGGCACGGTCATGTCACGTCCTTTCAGCAACAAGGCCAGGTTCAGTCCCACGTGGTCTGCTCAACCGCACACTAGTCAGGAAAGCTCTGCCTTTGAAGAGTAAATCGCCTTTCTGTAACTGTTACGTCGGCTTTCGACGCAAGGTAGCGCGATGCGCAAACCGTGAGCGCCGCCTGGCAGCATGTGGCGTTTGATGCCGAAGATCGACGAGGCGGCGCCGCGATCTGCCGGGATTGTCAATCCCCAGGGTGCGAACGCTGCGAACGCATCCCTAGGGTGCGACGCATCCCGCGGCGCGCACGCCCGGCGCATGCCTGACGCTTATGCGCGCGGCATGTCGGCCGGCTCCAGAAACTTGCGAAGTGCTGCGATCCGGAAGATCGCGTTTGCCGCGCCATAGCCGCGGTATCCGCGCCGCTCGACGATCTCGAAGAAGAACCCGCCAGAGAAGGTCGGGCTGTAGAGTTGGAAATACTCGCCGCGCTCGTCCTTGTCGTAGAGGATGTTGTGCGCCTTCAGCCGCTCGGTGAAATGCGGATCGAGCCCGAAGCGGGCTTCGAGGTCGTCGTAATAATTGGGCGAGATCGCCAGCGAGACAAAGCCGCCCGCCGCAAGCACGTCTGCAGTCCTGAAGATATCGTCTGTCTTGAAGGCCAGATGCTGGATGCCGGAGCCGAACGTATCGGCGATGAAACGACCGGCAAGCGTGTTGCGGTTCTCGGCGCCATTCATTGTGATGCGCAGGGATCCGGCGGCGTTCTCTACCACCTGGCTGCGCACGATGCCCGAGGGGTCGATGATGTCGACAAGCGGGGTCTTATGGGCTTCCAGCAGCGAGGTATAGAAGAGCAGCCACGTCAGCAGTTCGTCGTAGTGCATCGTCTGGGCGATGTGGTCGATCGATGACAACCCGGCCGAGGTCGCGCTGAGGTCGTCGACCGGATCGAACTCGACGTCCCATATGCTGCCGAGGTCACTGTGGCGATCGAGGAAGTAGACGATGCCGCCGCCGACCCCGTGAACGGCTGGCATCTCGATCTCGCCCTCGTCCACCGGCTGGGCGAAGGTCTCGGCGCCGAGCGCCAGCGCCCGCCGGTGCGTGGCCCGGGCATCGTCGACGAGCAGGCCCATCGCATAGGCCGAAGTGCCGTGAACCAGGTAAGAAGAGTTGGCAAAGCCGCGGCTTTCCGTGTTGATCACCAGCCTGATATCGCCCTGCTGAAAGACGGTGACGCTTTTCGTCTTGTGACGAGCGGCCCTGCGGAAGCCGAGTGTGCGGATCAGCGCCTCGAATTGCGGTGCTTCGCTTTCGTCGATGGTGAATTCGATGAAGGCAATGCCCTCGACGCCTGATCGAGGCGGCATTTCGGGAACGGGGAGGGCAATGTCGGGCTCAGTCCGCCGCA encodes the following:
- a CDS encoding bifunctional sugar phosphate isomerase/epimerase/4-hydroxyphenylpyruvate dioxygenase family protein, translating into MKTSIATVSLSGDLRSKLEAIAKAGFDGVEIFENDFLVFDESPRQVGQMVRDHGLEISLFQPFRDFEGMPEPLRSRTFDRAERKFDLMQEMGTDLVLVCSNVSPAALGGLDRAAADFRELGERAARRDLRVGYEALAWGRHINDHRDAWEVVRRADHANVGLILDSFHTLARKIDVNSIRSIPKEKIFIIQLADAPLIDMDLLYWSRHFRNMPGEGDLPVLEFMRAVAATGYDGYLSLEIFNDQFRGGSATAISVDGQRSLLYLGDQVRRTEPDIALPVPEMPPRSGVEGIAFIEFTIDESEAPQFEALIRTLGFRRAARHKTKSVTVFQQGDIRLVINTESRGFANSSYLVHGTSAYAMGLLVDDARATHRRALALGAETFAQPVDEGEIEMPAVHGVGGGIVYFLDRHSDLGSIWDVEFDPVDDLSATSAGLSSIDHIAQTMHYDELLTWLLFYTSLLEAHKTPLVDIIDPSGIVRSQVVENAAGSLRITMNGAENRNTLAGRFIADTFGSGIQHLAFKTDDIFRTADVLAAGGFVSLAISPNYYDDLEARFGLDPHFTERLKAHNILYDKDERGEYFQLYSPTFSGGFFFEIVERRGYRGYGAANAIFRIAALRKFLEPADMPRA
- a CDS encoding efflux RND transporter periplasmic adaptor subunit, whose protein sequence is MTVPKVAFSVFSFLLAITFSLSPAHAQQAPAVVVAPARIVDLRESVDLTGRVVATQKVDIRARVAGFLEAVDFKEGQTVTAGTMLYQVEDGAYRAAVQEIEGSIQAAEAQRDLAVLERDRAKQLITSNTISQAKVDTANAEVKKAEAELVRLKGSKQSADLNLSYTRITAPFDGVLGLTTADVGALVGPDTGPLVTLTRLDPIYVVFPVSTSLLLTYRERVQKGEMPGGANVALTLPNGTEYPLKGTIDFIASNVAQGTDTVTVRAQFDNPNSLLLDGTLVRVILEQSDKQDVLAVPEQAVQRDQQGAFVMVVDAASKVELRRIDVSRSARGLSVVSKGLKEGENVITEGVGKVRPGIVVDAAAATGG